In Lolium rigidum isolate FL_2022 chromosome 7, APGP_CSIRO_Lrig_0.1, whole genome shotgun sequence, the DNA window ATTTCCTAGagaatatgttcctatgaattaaACACCTAGTGTAGAAAAAAAATCTCATAGAATCTAAATACTATACAATTTCTAAATAATTCCTGTAAATTGAAGGAGCCTAATATTTCAGCTGGAGcaaactgatttttttttgacgAGCAGGAAATGCGGTGCGGCCACTGTCCACCAGTGACTTTTGCTTTCCGTTTGACACTTGCGAGTAGAGTAGCTGTCCTGTCATGCGTGCGTTATTCTAGAAGCAAAGGAAGCCGAGAGATCGCCCCCAAATAACTCGAAAATTATTAATCTCTTCCTCGTTTCGCTCTCCTCGCCTTCTTCCTCACGCGGACACTcaaagctctctctctctctctggtctcAAGAGTCGAGGTGCCATGGGCTGCTGCTTCTCCTGCTTGGGtgccaagaagatgaagaagccgccgccgccgccgccgatggagaAGCCTCAGATCCCTCCCGCCGCAGGTGATCCGCCCGTGCTAGATTTTCCCTCCCCTGCTGTTATTTTCTTGTTCTCGTGCTCTGCAATCAGTGGGGATTCGTGAAACTTCACTAGATTCGCAAACGACCCCGCTGATTCGCCTCGTCTCGGCGCGATTTCACGGGGCAATTTCTTGGTTCACGAGCTGTCTCGTCAGTGGTCCGACGGTCCGAGTCTAGTTCGCCCTCCCCAAAATTTACATATTCTTCTGCTTGTAAACTTGGTTCAGAATCAAACTCCTCCTTCTCCAGAAAAGCAAAGATTTCCCCGAAAGATGGCGGAATTCCGGTCGGGGATGACGCGCGCTTTCCCTTTTATTGCCAGACAACCCGGCGCACTCCTTTTCCTGAATTCCTCTACCCCTTTATCTGGCCGATTCTGACGGACGGGCGCGCGCGTGCTGTTTTGTGTATTGTTTTTCTTCAGAGAAAGCGAGACCGGCGGGgtgctcgtcggcggcggcgtcgtcgagcgCGGCGCGGCAGGACTCGCTGTCGGAGGCCAAGAAGGAGTTCGTCCTCAGCAACGGATCCCAGCACCGCCACATCGCCGCGCAGACCTTCACCTTCAGGGAGCTCGCCGCGGCCACCAACAACTTCAGGGCCGACTGCCTCCTAGGGGAGGGCGGCTTTGGCCGGGTCTACAAGGGCTACCTGGAGAGTGTCAACCAGGTGAGGTTCTTGCCAAGTCGCTATCCCCGCATCCAAGTACACTTACATTATTTTTTTCAAGGATTGTGTGTACTTAATTTTGTCTATTAGTAAACTTTTCCCAGTGTCCGAACCCCCGAGACCGGGTCCAGTTCATTTTGGCTGTtatgaaataataatggaaaatggGTTCGAATAAACTTGGAACAACAGCCTATCAAGGATTGTTATCGTTATTAATTGATTTAATCTACTCCGTAGCTGTTAAGCGACACCTTGTGTGAACAAAAATATTTTCATGTATAATAATTTGTCAATCTATTTCCTGCAGCTGACTAACatgctgagttttttttttttacaatttgTAGGTTGTTGCTATAAAACAGCTTGATCGTGATGGGCTGCAAGGCAACCGGGAGTTTCTTGTTGAGGTTCTGATGCTGAGCTTGCTGCACCACCCGAATCTAGTCAACCTTATCGGCTATTGCGCCGATGGTGATCAGCGGCTTTTGGTTTATGAGTACATGCCGTTGGGTTCTTTGGAGGATCACCTTCACGGTACGCTACTAAAAAAACAATGTGTTTCTGTTTCAGTTTATTGGATGGTTAAAGTTTGTATGCTGACAACCGGATCTTACGTATTGTAATCAGATCCTTCCCCAGATAAACCTCGGCTTGACTGGAATACAAGGATGAAGATAGCTGCTGGTGCGGCTAAAGGGTTGGAGCATTTGCATGACAAAACCAATCCTCCTGTAATATACCGGGACTTGAAATGTTCAAACATCCTGCTTGGAGAGGGATATCACCCGAAGCTGTCTGACTTCGGACTGGCAAAGCTTGGCCCAGTTGGCGATAAAACCCATGTTTCCACTAGAGTGATGGGTACATACGGATATTGTGCCCCTGAGTATGCTATGACTGGCCAGTTGACTCTAAAGTCAGATGTTTATAGCTATGGTGTTGTTCTGTTGGAGATCATCACAGGGCGAAGGGCTATCGACAACACCAGAGCTGCAGGGGAGCAAAATCTTGTTGCATGGGTAAGCTACTGATACTTTTTGTGATGTTATTTTCTTCTCCATTGTGGTATAGGCTACTAGAGTTTGGCTATTGGGGCCAGATTGGGAAATCTGCTACCTCTTGTTAATATTGATTATTTAAGTATTCCTGAAAATTACCAGATATCAGTCTCTTTAGCTCGTATCATTTTTTTCTTTCCAGCTGAAAGGGAACTATAGGAGGTTTATTCTCAGTTcctctcctttttcttctttccaACTTTGGAATTTATATTTTTTCATCAAATTCTACCATAGTCTTCAACTAATTTTGCTTGAAGACCATATTGTCTTAAGCCAAGCTTCTCCTTGCAATGTTACTACAAACCTACTAGAATGAAAAGGTAGCATCATACTTCATTGATTTTAGCAtggttggtttgaccaagatttgcttTCATTATTGTAGTATGCTGGATAGGGATTGAAAAAAGAGGGTCATGACAAGGCTAGGGTCATGACAAGGCTTTGGTAAAGATGTCGCATTGTATTTTGTAATCAGTATCGATATAATTATTTTTGGTGCACAATTTCAGGCCCGACCCTTGTTCAAAGACAGGAGGAAGTTTCCCCAGATGGCAGACCCAGCACTCGAGGGCCGGTATCCTTCAAGGGGATTGTACCAGGCCCTGGCTGTCGCTGCAATGTGCGTCCAAGAACAGCCGACCATGAGACCAGTGATTGGGGACGTTGTCACAGCCCTCAGCTACCTTGCCTCCCAGACCTATGATCCAGAAGTGCATGGCGTCCATCGCACGTCACGTTCAGCGGCACCCAGCACACCACCCCGAGCAAGGAACCATGGTGCGGATCATCAGAGAGGAAGTGTGTGAGGTGGTAATATGGTATGTAGAAAAGCAACATAAGGGCTCCGGTAAAGCCCTGAATTTTGTCGATGCGGTATCTGGAAGAGCTAGGTGTCCCAAACAGAAACGGAGAGAGGTTTTGTTGATAGCGAAGCTGTTGCATTTACATGTTAATGTTAGAGAACCGATGGATCGGTGatgtatgttgatctatcttagagGTGATCCTATAGAGATGATGCATGCATGTGTTTAGGTCATGTCCGTATCTAATGTAGCCAGATGAGTCAAATGTAATTCATGACATTATAATTCGTTCGGGTTATGAATTATCATTTCTCCTTTTGAAGCTAGAATTGGTCAAGTGTGTCACTATGTGTTTATATCTAGACTAGAGTTTGAGGGTTCTGGCCCTGAATATCTGACTAAGGTGTTTGTAGTGATTTGGCCATAAGCAAGCAAACATTTGTCAAGGCTGATGCTTTTGCTTATTGTTGCTATTTTACTCAACTATTGGCCTCTTTGCTTTGCAGGAGTTCGATAACGCAGGAAAAGGGATCGCATAAATAAGTTAGGACTGCATGTGAAAAAAAACAGAGATTGTGAAAATACAGGAATTCCTGAAATTTGGTTCTTTCTTTCGCGGGAATAGACAAAACAAAGAATCTTAAAACGCATAGTCAAATCAAGATTAAAGCCTATGCAAATGCTGTTGGATTAGGTCATTGCCAAGCAAGTTATGGCTTTGCTTTGTTCTTTGTGTGTAGGAATATAGAAAAGAGAATTTTTCCTCtcaagaagaaaagaaagaaaagggatTTTTTGAAGTCTGATCCAACGGAAAAACTCCTCCGTTTCCTAGGGTTTTCCTCTAACAACCCTATGAACCAAAAGAGGTCCGGTTGTGACAGATGACAAAAGCTACTACTCGTGGCGTGTTTAACGCACGTCGTGTGGCGTTTACCGAACAATAAAGCGCATACGTAACAGCGAGTATTCCTATATAAAGGATGATGACGTGAATCAGATTGTGATTTGTGTGGTCGACTTGACACATCACACATGGATGTCTTGACAAAAATGTATGTGAATGGAACACTCGCTCACACTGGCCGAAAGTAAAAAAGCAGCTGCCCACATGCTAACAGCACACTCAGTGGTCACCAGGTGCACTGTACTTCATGTCACGGAGGAAAATGCATGCAGCCAAAAGGAAAGCAGGCTGAATACATGGGTGAGAAGAGAAGAGATGAACTCCCCAACACATGTGCCAGTACAACAAATCATACGAAATTATGAAtggaccg includes these proteins:
- the LOC124674850 gene encoding probable serine/threonine-protein kinase PBL7, which encodes MGCCFSCLGAKKMKKPPPPPPMEKPQIPPAAEKARPAGCSSAAASSSAARQDSLSEAKKEFVLSNGSQHRHIAAQTFTFRELAAATNNFRADCLLGEGGFGRVYKGYLESVNQVVAIKQLDRDGLQGNREFLVEVLMLSLLHHPNLVNLIGYCADGDQRLLVYEYMPLGSLEDHLHDPSPDKPRLDWNTRMKIAAGAAKGLEHLHDKTNPPVIYRDLKCSNILLGEGYHPKLSDFGLAKLGPVGDKTHVSTRVMGTYGYCAPEYAMTGQLTLKSDVYSYGVVLLEIITGRRAIDNTRAAGEQNLVAWARPLFKDRRKFPQMADPALEGRYPSRGLYQALAVAAMCVQEQPTMRPVIGDVVTALSYLASQTYDPEVHGVHRTSRSAAPSTPPRARNHGADHQRGSV